The Amblyomma americanum isolate KBUSLIRL-KWMA unplaced genomic scaffold, ASM5285725v1 scaffold_164, whole genome shotgun sequence genome has a segment encoding these proteins:
- the LOC144112459 gene encoding uncharacterized protein LOC144112459 gives MESDESGNFRKAPKQKSSPKESDPDASKLIGTQKQVNPGQPKPRRTRKKATVAAGAVDLSPGKPSISRRSAQPPSPREPVALKDGVPKAPAPTSGKTALQKNHCVKKTAGLPGSEATGPSTDEVKILHRRGRTSGTPREASDITDGGARTRSTSRRPGSKSRSDRGEKRHRSSRHQSRSSGGGRRRPRSHRQSRAGSSARSISGKRTSKKRRHSRSKSSKRSSGRKRTGGRHHRSTSMSSASGAAKIYPKKIPRSRSPGSARRKHGASKY, from the coding sequence ATGGAGAGCGACGAATCCGGGAACTTCAGGAAAGCTCCAAAGCAAAAGTCGAGCCCCAAGGAAAGCGACCCTGACGCATCCAAGCTGATAGGAACCCAGAAGCAGGTAAACCCCGGCCAGCCGAAGCCCCGACGAACCAGGAAGAAGGCAACTGTGGCCGCGGGTGCGGTCGACTTGTCGCCTGGGAAACCTAGCATAAGCCGCCGCAGCGCTCAACCACCTTCGCCGAGGGAGCCCGTGGCACTCAAGGATGGTGTACCGAAAGCCCCTGCTCCCACGTCAGGCAAGACAGCATTGCAGAAGAACCATTGTGTAAAGAAGACGGCTGGTCTGCCTGGAAGCGAGGCCACTGGGCCCTCGACGGATGAAGTGAAGATTCTTCACCGGAGGGGCCGTACTTCTGGCACGCCGAGGGAGGCATCAGACATCACCGACGGGGGTGCACGTACGCGTAGTACCAGCCGGCGGCCAGGCAGCAAATCTCGCAGTGACAGAGGTGAGAAGCGCCACCGAAGCAGCCGTCACCAGTCTCGAAGCAGCGGGGGTGGACGACGTCGCCCCCGATCGCATCGGCAGTCTCGGGCTGGATCCTCTGCCCGGAGCATCTCAGGCAAGCGAACATCCAAGAAGCGCCGCCATTCCCGCTCAAAGTCATCAAAGCGTAGCTCCGGGCGGAAGCGCACAGGCGGACGCCACCACCGCTCTACGAGCATGTCGTCAGCCAGTGGAGCGGCGAAGATATACCCAAAAAAAATCCCACGATCGAGGTCTCCTGGAAGCGCCCGGAGGAAGCATGGGGCCAGCAAATATTAA